The genomic interval CGGATCCGTCCGCCATCTTGTGACGTCCAGATCCGCAATCTTCAATAAAACATCGCCATTGCCAATCCCCGCCTCCTCCGCAGGGCTGCCCGCCACGACATGGGCAACGAGGTCATCACTCTCAGCGTCCCGGGGCACAAACACAGCGCCGAGACGATTGTGCTCGCAGGCAGGGGCGGGCGTTTTTTTGGGCTTAAAGTAAGCGATGCCTTTTCTGCCATCGACGATGAAATCCATGCGTTTGAGCGCGGCCAGGCCGAACGTTGCCTCGTACCGGGCCAAGGCCGCTTCTGCCGAGTTGGCTTCAGTGACGGGCACATCGGTCACAGTCAATTGCCCGAAGGACAGTTCCTTTGCCCAACCTTCCTCCGAGACGACCAACCCCGTTGCCGGCATGTAACTGGCATTCAGCGTGGTCGGCTCGTCTGAATGGGCTGCTTTCCATTCGCGCCACTTCTTGGGCTGAAGACTCACCCCGCGGTCGGAACCGGTGTCCACCAAAATGGTCATTCGCTCGCGTTTCGCGCCGCGAACCTCGAGGGTTAGAATATCAGCGCCCTTGAGCACGCGTAATTCGACCCAGGTTTTGGCTTCCGCAGGCACCGCATCGAGCGGCCTCAGCGTCTGTTCAACGGCGTCGATTTGAAAAATATTTTCCTGACCGGCTGCCACCCGACCACCCCGTCCATTTCCATGCCGACGTAATTGGGCACCTCCACGACACCGAACCGGCTCTTGCTGCCGGTTCCGAACAAGGTCAGTTCACATTCCTCCGTCATTCCCATGGCGACCTGGCCGGGCGCCGGCTTAAAGTCCGCCGATGGGCCGGTAATCTTCAGGCCCAGTCGCTCCGCGCTCTTCCGAAAAAGTATCAGGCGACTTGCGCCGGAATCAAAGATGAGCCGGGTGGTTTCGCCGTTCACCCGTGCGTTCAACCAAATCCGTTCGTCGCAGCGGCCTGTAATCGTCCACTGGCACAACGCGACAATGACCAACAATCTTACCATGCTACATCAATTGGACGTGGCTGCACTCCCCTTCAAACGACCCGACGCAGGCGGGATCACTCCTCATCGAACTTCCGCTTGAGCAGCGCGTCGAGTTCGCTGAGCGCCCGGGTCGCATCCGCGCCGTCGGCATGGACAACGAGTTTGCTGCCCGGACCGGCGGCCAGCATCATCAGGCCCATGATGCTCTTGCCATTGATCCGCTCGCCATCCTTTTCCACAAAGACGTCGCATTCGAAGCGGTTGGCGGTCTTGACAAACATCGCCGCCGGCCGGGCGTGAATGCCCAGTTTGTTGACGACCACCATCTCGCGGGTGATGGCGGAGTGTTTGTCGGCGGCCTTCTTCGTCGCGCTCATCCAGGGGCTGATTCTATGGCGCTCCCGGAGATTTGCCAGCGCAATTCAAAGCCGCATTTTGCGGGACATCTGCGCGATCAGCCGGTCGTTGAGTTCCTTGGCCGGATTGTAGCCCGAGCGCTTGAGCTTGGTCTGGAACGCGGCCACCTCGATCAACCGCGCCAGATCGCGGCCGGGCCGCACCGGGATCGTGATGTGCGGGATGTTCACGCCCAGGATGTTCGCGAATTGTTCCTCCATGCCCAGCCGGTCCACGTCCATCACGTCGTTCCACGACTTCAGCGTGACGATGAGGTCAACGCTCTTTTCGCTCCGGATGCTTCTCACGCCAAACATCGCCGCGACGTTGATGATGCCGATGCCGCGCACCTCCATGTGATTCCGCGTCAGTTCCGCGCTGGTGCCGATCACCTCGTGGCCGTCCACCAGCGTGACCTTGGTCACGTCGTCGGAGACCAGGCTGTAGCCGCGCTCGATCAACGCCAGCACGCATTCGCTCTTGCCGATGCCGCTCTCTCCGCGGATGACCACCCCGACGCCCAGGATGTCCACCATGCTCCCCATTTCCGTGCCGCGCGGCGCGAACATCATTTCCAGCGCGAGCGTGGCGAGATTGATGAACTTCATCGTGATGAGCGGGCAGCGAAACACCGGCACGTCCGCGCGCTCGGCCGCCTTCA from Candidatus Angelobacter sp. carries:
- a CDS encoding PDZ domain-containing protein; protein product: MPAEAKTWVELRVLKGADILTLEVRGAKRERMTILVDTGSDRGVSLQPKKWREWKAAHSDEPTTLNASYMPATGLVVSEEGWAKELSFGQLTVTDVPVTEANSAEAALARYEATFGLAALKRMDFIVDGRKGIAYFKPKKTPAPACEHNRLGAVFVPRDAESDDLVAHVVAGSPAEEAGIGNGDVLLKIADLDVTRWRTDPTVLPLSRFWQEPAGIRLRLTIRRGNGTVETTILLRNILPPSAD
- a CDS encoding retropepsin-like aspartic protease translates to MVRLLVIVALCQWTITGRCDERIWLNARVNGETTRLIFDSGASRLILFRKSAERLGLKITGPSADFKPAPGQVAMGMTEECELTLFGTGSKSRFGVVEVPNYVGMEMDGVVGWQPVRKIFFKSTPLNRR
- a CDS encoding HPr family phosphocarrier protein encodes the protein MSATKKAADKHSAITREMVVVNKLGIHARPAAMFVKTANRFECDVFVEKDGERINGKSIMGLMMLAAGPGSKLVVHADGADATRALSELDALLKRKFDEE
- the hprK gene encoding HPr(Ser) kinase/phosphatase, which translates into the protein TVERFYTEHAGELEMKLVGGAAGLKRVIREPTVNRPGLALAGFTKYFASKRVQVIGSAEATFLKSLGREERERRYADLFAYKIPCVVYSRNIHPDRLFLKAAERADVPVFRCPLITMKFINLATLALEMMFAPRGTEMGSMVDILGVGVVIRGESGIGKSECVLALIERGYSLVSDDVTKVTLVDGHEVIGTSAELTRNHMEVRGIGIINVAAMFGVRSIRSEKSVDLIVTLKSWNDVMDVDRLGMEEQFANILGVNIPHITIPVRPGRDLARLIEVAAFQTKLKRSGYNPAKELNDRLIAQMSRKMRL